A region of Toxotes jaculatrix isolate fToxJac2 chromosome 23, fToxJac2.pri, whole genome shotgun sequence DNA encodes the following proteins:
- the c23h4orf48 gene encoding neuropeptide-like protein C4orf48 homolog, with translation MASSGFLQAAVLLLAVQLLCLGAADADQDPGTVIPAESRPCVDCHAFEFMQRALQDLKKTAFNLDARTETLVLRAERRALCDCMPTNSLR, from the exons ATGGCATCCAGCGGATTTCTGCAGGCAGCCGTGCTCCTTCTGGCGGTCCAGCTCCTGTGTCTCGGTGCAGCTGATGCTGATCAGGATCCTGGGACTGTCATCCCTGCCGAAA GTCGCCCGTGTGTGGACTGTCATGCATTTGAGTTTATGCAGAGGGCACTGCAAGATCTAAAAAAGACAGCTTTCAACCTTGATGCCAGG ACAGAGACGCTGGTGCTTAGAGCGGAGAGGAGGGCTCTGTGTGACTGTATGCCTACCAACTCACTGCGCTGA
- the LOC121177140 gene encoding translation initiation factor IF-2-like produces the protein MKIQIVILVSAFVAVSSAVPVAMFAKLLKQRFPGVKFDSAQEIPAKDEFLDEKPLKDEAFNEKPLKDDALNEKPLKDEAFNEKPLKDEAFNEKPLADEALSEKPYKDEALNEKPLKDEALNEKPFKDEAFNEKAFEDEAFNEKPLADEALNEKAFEDEAFNEKALKDEAFNEKAFEDELVNEKPLADEIPEKFYDPYDELDFNLEGLEGELHPDVE, from the exons atgaagatCCAAATCGTTATCCTGGTCTCTGCGTTTGTGGCTGTGAGCAGTGCAGTACCAGTAGCAATGTTTG CCAAGCTCCTAAAGCAAAGGTTTCCTGGGGTAAAGTTTGATTCAGCTCAAGAGATCCCGGCTAAAGATGAGTTCCTCGATGAGAAGCCCTTGAAAGATGAGGCATTCAATGAGAAGCCCTTGAAAGATGATGCCCTCAATGAGAAGCCCTTGAAAGATGAGGCGTTCAATGAGAAGCCCTTGAAAGATGAGGCGTTCAATGAGAAGCCCTTGGCAGATGAGGCGCTCAGTGAGAAGCCCTATAAAGATGAGGCGCTCAATGAGAAACCCTTGAAAGATGAGGCGCTCAATGAGAAGCCCTTTAAAGATGAGGCGTTCAATGAGAAAGCTTTTGAAGATGAGGCGTTCAATGAGAAGCCCTTGGCAGATGAGGCGTTGAATGAGAAAGCTTTTGAAGATGAGGCGTTCAATGAGAAGGCCTTGAAAGATGAGGCGTTCAATGAGAAAGCTTTTGAAGATGAGTTGGTCAATGAGAAGCCCTTGGCAGATGAGATCCCTGAGAAGTTCTATGATCCCTATGACGAGTTGGATTTTAACCTGGAAGGTTTGGAAGGTGAACTGCACCCTGATGTTGAATAA